In one window of Pseudomonas chlororaphis subsp. chlororaphis DNA:
- a CDS encoding cation:proton antiporter — translation MLELVAAFICLTTLLTYVNFRFIGLPPTIGVMVTALLFSLLLQGLSFLGYPGLEEHVQQLIGQIDFGDLLMNWMLSFLLFAGALHVNLNDLRSYRWPIGLLATVGVLIATFVIGSLAYWIFGLFGWHVSFLYCLLFGALISPTDPIAVLGVLRTANASKPLKTTIVGESLFNDGTAVVVFTVLLGIAQLGETPTIGATALLFAHEAIGGVVFGGLIGYLVYLMIKSIEQHQIEVMLTLALVIGGSAMASELHVSAPIAMVVAGLIIGNLGRNLAMNDMTRRYLDGFWELLDDMLNALLFALIGMELLLLPFNWLHLLAASLLAVAIVLSRLLTVAPAIVLLRRWRSVPRGTIRVLTWGGLRGGVSVALALALPLGPERDLVLSITYIVVLSSILLQGLTIGKLVRHVTQDAPEVTQDTH, via the coding sequence ATGCTTGAACTCGTTGCCGCCTTCATCTGCCTGACCACCCTGCTCACCTACGTCAACTTCCGCTTCATCGGCCTGCCGCCGACCATCGGGGTAATGGTCACCGCCCTGCTGTTTTCCCTGCTGCTGCAAGGCTTGAGCTTCCTCGGCTATCCCGGCCTGGAAGAGCATGTGCAACAGCTGATCGGCCAGATCGACTTCGGCGACCTGCTGATGAACTGGATGCTGTCGTTCCTGCTGTTCGCCGGCGCCTTGCACGTCAACCTCAACGACCTGCGCAGCTATCGCTGGCCCATCGGCCTGTTGGCCACGGTCGGCGTACTGATCGCCACGTTCGTCATCGGCAGCCTGGCCTACTGGATCTTCGGCCTGTTCGGCTGGCACGTGAGCTTCCTCTATTGCCTGCTGTTCGGCGCCCTGATCTCGCCGACCGACCCGATCGCGGTGCTCGGCGTGCTGCGTACCGCCAACGCCTCCAAGCCGCTGAAAACCACCATCGTCGGCGAGTCGCTGTTCAACGACGGCACCGCGGTGGTGGTGTTCACCGTGCTGCTGGGTATCGCCCAGCTCGGCGAAACCCCGACCATCGGCGCCACCGCCCTGCTGTTTGCCCATGAGGCCATCGGCGGCGTGGTGTTCGGCGGGCTGATCGGCTACCTGGTGTACCTGATGATCAAGAGCATCGAGCAACACCAGATCGAGGTGATGCTGACCCTGGCCCTGGTGATCGGCGGCTCGGCGATGGCCAGCGAACTGCACGTCTCGGCACCGATCGCGATGGTGGTGGCGGGCCTGATCATCGGCAACCTGGGACGCAACCTGGCGATGAACGACATGACCCGGCGTTACCTGGACGGTTTCTGGGAACTGCTCGACGACATGCTCAACGCCCTGCTGTTCGCCCTGATCGGCATGGAGCTGTTGCTGCTGCCGTTCAACTGGCTGCACCTGCTGGCCGCGAGTCTGCTGGCGGTGGCGATCGTGCTGTCGCGCCTGCTCACCGTGGCTCCGGCCATCGTCCTGCTGCGCCGCTGGCGCAGCGTGCCGCGCGGCACTATCCGGGTACTGACCTGGGGCGGCCTGCGCGGCGGGGTTTCGGTGGCGCTGGCCCTGGCCCTGCCATTGGGCCCGGAGCGCGACCTGGTGCTGAGCATCACCTACATCGTGGTGCTGTCGTCGATCCTCCTGCAGGGCCTGACCATCGGCAAACTGGTGCGCCATGTCACCCAGGATGCACCGGAGGTCACCCAGGACACTCACTGA
- a CDS encoding MAPEG family protein: MTVAFWCVLIAIFLPYLCNSIAKFSGGNFGLRQNHDPRAYLETLEGFARRAQAAQLNSFEVTPAFAAGVIIAHIANVAELVTIDVLAVLFITSRLLYIICYLADWAILRSLVWFVGMALIASFFFVSI, encoded by the coding sequence ATGACCGTCGCTTTCTGGTGTGTATTGATCGCCATCTTCCTGCCGTACCTGTGCAACAGCATCGCCAAGTTCAGCGGGGGCAACTTTGGCCTGCGGCAGAACCATGACCCGCGGGCCTACCTCGAGACCCTCGAGGGTTTCGCCCGGCGGGCGCAAGCGGCGCAGCTCAACAGTTTTGAAGTGACCCCGGCCTTTGCCGCGGGGGTGATCATTGCCCACATCGCCAACGTCGCCGAACTGGTGACCATCGATGTGCTGGCGGTGCTGTTCATCACCAGCCGCCTGCTGTACATCATCTGCTACCTGGCGGACTGGGCGATCCTGCGGTCGCTGGTGTGGTTCGTCGGCATGGCGCTGATTGCCAGCTTCTTTTTCGTTTCGATCTGA
- a CDS encoding formate/nitrite transporter family protein, which translates to MNVQTDGKTPGLSSEEQHDVDKNQPPRAAVLHEIIRTQGDKELERSVAALWWSALAAGLTMGLSLMGMGLLDSRLPDGEGFKVIASFGYCAGFLAVILARQQLFTENTLTAVLPIMSKPTLGNFARLCRLWGVVLVGNLCGTLLVAYVMLHLPIFDTRTDLAFLDIGRKVMENDAGQMFAKGIVSGWMIATMVWMIPSMESAKMWIIILITYLMALGDFTHIVVGSVEVSYLVFAGELPWRDFWWVFAGPTLAGNIIGGSFIFALISHAQVRSESGLPKTTADPGRVRDRSKNDQ; encoded by the coding sequence ATTAACGTGCAGACAGACGGCAAGACCCCGGGCCTTTCTTCCGAAGAGCAGCACGACGTAGACAAGAACCAGCCGCCCCGCGCGGCGGTCTTGCACGAGATCATCCGCACCCAGGGCGACAAGGAGCTGGAGCGCAGCGTCGCGGCGCTCTGGTGGTCGGCCCTGGCCGCCGGCCTGACCATGGGCCTGTCGCTGATGGGCATGGGCCTGCTCGACTCGCGCCTGCCCGACGGCGAAGGGTTCAAGGTGATTGCCAGTTTCGGTTACTGCGCGGGTTTCCTGGCGGTGATCCTGGCGCGCCAGCAACTGTTCACCGAAAACACCCTGACGGCTGTGCTGCCGATCATGAGCAAACCCACCCTGGGCAATTTCGCGCGCCTGTGTCGCTTGTGGGGCGTGGTCCTGGTGGGCAACCTGTGCGGCACGCTGCTGGTGGCCTACGTGATGCTGCACCTGCCGATTTTCGACACCAGGACCGACCTGGCCTTCCTCGATATCGGGCGCAAGGTCATGGAGAACGATGCCGGACAGATGTTCGCCAAGGGCATCGTCTCCGGCTGGATGATCGCCACCATGGTCTGGATGATCCCGTCCATGGAGAGCGCCAAGATGTGGATCATCATCCTGATCACTTACCTGATGGCCCTGGGGGACTTCACTCATATCGTGGTCGGTTCGGTGGAGGTCTCGTACCTGGTGTTCGCCGGTGAGTTGCCGTGGCGGGATTTCTGGTGGGTGTTCGCCGGGCCGACGCTGGCGGGGAACATCATCGGCGGCAGCTTCATCTTCGCCCTGATCAGCCATGCCCAGGTGCGCAGTGAAAGTGGCCTGCCAAAAACGACTGCGGACCCTGGGCGGGTCCGCGATCGATCAAAAAACGATCAGTGA
- a CDS encoding acyl-CoA thioesterase encodes MNFHTRKWVKPEDLNPNGTLFGGSLLRWIDEEAAIYAIVQLGNQRVVTKYISEINFVSASRQGDIIELGITATEFGRTSITLTCEVRNKITRKSILTVEKMVFVNLGEDGLPAPHGRTEIRYVKDQFKDDEPIA; translated from the coding sequence ATGAATTTCCACACCCGCAAATGGGTAAAACCCGAAGACCTCAACCCCAACGGCACGCTGTTCGGCGGCAGCCTGTTGCGCTGGATCGACGAAGAAGCGGCGATCTACGCCATCGTCCAGCTGGGCAACCAGCGCGTGGTCACCAAGTACATTTCCGAAATCAACTTCGTCAGCGCCTCGCGCCAGGGCGACATCATCGAGCTGGGCATCACCGCCACCGAGTTCGGCAGGACCTCGATCACCCTGACCTGTGAAGTGCGCAACAAGATCACCCGCAAGAGCATCCTCACCGTCGAGAAGATGGTCTTCGTCAACCTGGGCGAGGACGGTTTGCCGGCTCCTCACGGTCGTACCGAGATCCGGTACGTGAAAGACCAGTTCAAGGACGACGAGCCCATCGCCTGA
- a CDS encoding MFS transporter has product MPLALLALAVAAFGIGTTEFVIMGLLPDVARDLSVSIPHAGLLITGYALGVVFGAPILAVGTANMPRKATLLGMTLMFILGNVLCALAPNYATLMAARVITALCHGAFFGIGSVVAASLVAPNKRAQAIAMMFTGLTLANVLGVPLGTALGQYAGWRSTFWAVSVIGVLAAIAQWFWLPRHIAMDKANLASEFKVLGKTNVLLALGMSVLASTSLFSVFTYIAPILQDVTGVSPHGVTIMLLLFGVGLTAGSMLGGRLADSRLLPSLVAMALAVVLVLAAFSQTSHMLIPAAITLLLWGIFAFALCPILQLLIIDQAHEAPNLGSTLNQSAFNLGNAAGAWIGGLVVASGADLADLPWTGALVGGLTVLTALLFIHLQRRQAAAINVSG; this is encoded by the coding sequence ATGCCACTCGCCTTGCTCGCACTGGCTGTTGCCGCCTTCGGCATCGGTACCACTGAATTCGTCATCATGGGCCTGCTGCCCGATGTCGCCCGCGACCTGTCCGTCAGCATTCCCCATGCCGGCCTGCTGATTACCGGTTACGCCCTGGGCGTGGTGTTCGGCGCGCCGATCCTCGCCGTCGGCACCGCCAACATGCCGCGCAAGGCCACGCTGCTGGGCATGACCCTGATGTTCATCCTCGGCAACGTGCTCTGCGCGCTGGCGCCGAACTACGCCACGCTGATGGCCGCGCGGGTGATCACCGCGCTGTGCCACGGCGCGTTTTTCGGCATCGGTTCGGTGGTCGCCGCCAGCCTGGTGGCGCCGAACAAACGCGCCCAGGCGATCGCCATGATGTTCACCGGCCTGACCCTGGCCAATGTGCTCGGCGTGCCGCTGGGCACGGCACTGGGGCAATACGCCGGCTGGCGCTCGACCTTCTGGGCGGTGTCGGTGATCGGGGTGCTCGCCGCCATTGCCCAGTGGTTCTGGCTGCCCCGGCACATCGCCATGGACAAGGCCAACCTGGCCAGCGAGTTCAAGGTCCTGGGCAAGACCAACGTGCTGCTGGCCCTGGGCATGAGCGTGCTGGCCTCCACCAGCCTGTTCAGCGTCTTCACCTATATCGCGCCGATCCTGCAGGACGTCACCGGCGTCAGCCCCCATGGCGTGACCATCATGTTGCTGCTGTTCGGCGTCGGCCTGACGGCCGGCAGCATGCTCGGCGGCCGCCTGGCCGACAGCCGCCTGCTGCCGTCGCTGGTGGCCATGGCGCTGGCCGTGGTGTTGGTGCTGGCCGCGTTCAGCCAGACCAGCCACATGCTGATCCCGGCGGCGATCACGTTGCTGCTGTGGGGGATTTTCGCCTTCGCCCTGTGCCCGATCCTGCAATTGCTGATCATCGACCAGGCCCATGAAGCGCCCAACCTGGGCTCGACCCTGAACCAGAGCGCCTTCAACCTGGGTAACGCTGCCGGTGCCTGGATCGGCGGCCTGGTCGTCGCCAGCGGTGCCGACCTGGCCGACCTGCCGTGGACCGGCGCACTGGTCGGCGGACTGACGGTGCTGACCGCGCTGCTGTTCATTCACCTGCAACGTCGCCAGGCGGCCGCGATCAATGTATCCGGCTGA
- a CDS encoding EamA family transporter: MLATTLVLAAALLHAVWNTLIKFSGERLLVVACMDSVALLFVALMLGFVEWPPLQVWPWILASAVFELLYRYLLIQAYRVGDLGLVYPLMRGLSPLVVLALTLIFAGEVLSPQQILGILLIPFGMLCLLWQGGGGDRLPWSMLPVVALIGLCIGCYTFIDGQALRRWSHPLDYLVWVTLLSAWPFPLLALLRKRAAFSLFWREQWRLGLSVGFCVLFSYALVLWAMQLGSIAEAAALREISVILVVLFGMRYLKEPFGRPRLLACGLVLIGMLVMKF, from the coding sequence GTGCTGGCGACAACTCTGGTTCTGGCGGCGGCGCTGCTGCATGCGGTGTGGAATACCCTGATCAAATTCAGTGGCGAACGGTTATTGGTGGTGGCCTGCATGGACAGCGTCGCCTTGTTGTTCGTGGCATTGATGCTGGGGTTCGTCGAGTGGCCGCCGTTGCAGGTCTGGCCGTGGATCCTGGCGTCGGCGGTTTTCGAGTTGCTCTACCGCTACCTGCTGATCCAGGCCTATCGGGTTGGTGACCTGGGTCTGGTTTATCCACTGATGCGCGGCCTTTCGCCCCTGGTGGTGCTGGCCCTGACCCTGATCTTCGCGGGCGAGGTGCTCAGCCCCCAGCAGATCCTCGGCATCCTGTTGATCCCTTTCGGCATGCTGTGCCTGCTGTGGCAGGGCGGTGGCGGCGACCGCCTGCCATGGTCGATGTTGCCGGTGGTGGCGCTGATCGGCCTGTGCATCGGTTGCTACACCTTTATCGACGGCCAGGCATTGCGCCGCTGGTCCCATCCGCTGGATTACCTGGTGTGGGTGACGCTGCTCAGCGCCTGGCCCTTTCCGTTGCTGGCGCTGTTGCGCAAGCGTGCGGCCTTCAGCCTGTTCTGGCGCGAGCAATGGAGGCTGGGGTTGAGCGTCGGGTTCTGCGTATTGTTCAGCTACGCTCTGGTGCTGTGGGCCATGCAGCTGGGATCGATCGCCGAGGCGGCGGCGCTGCGGGAAATCAGCGTGATCCTGGTGGTGTTGTTCGGTATGCGTTACCTGAAAGAACCTTTCGGCCGACCTCGGCTCTTAGCTTGTGGGCTGGTGCTGATCGGCATGCTGGTGATGAAGTTCTGA